One region of Haloprofundus salilacus genomic DNA includes:
- a CDS encoding helix-turn-helix domain-containing protein: MGIVTEFSIPAESFALSQTFDRVPDLLVEVDRLATHSREWVLPFFWASSETESAAVVREAIEADPTVKELNVVDAWESVALYNVHWSEEVQQLVDEIIDQHGIVLSAEAHDGLWSLKIRFIDRSMFDDFRAYFADHDLTFELERIHEMQEPKQREYGLTPPQRETLVAAFEMGYFTVPRKANITDLADELGVSPNAVSQRLRRANAALVQNALLIDEQDDGRTES; encoded by the coding sequence ATGGGTATCGTCACCGAGTTCTCGATTCCGGCCGAGTCGTTCGCGCTCTCGCAGACCTTCGACCGCGTCCCCGACCTACTCGTCGAGGTCGACCGCCTCGCGACGCACAGTCGCGAGTGGGTGCTTCCGTTCTTCTGGGCGTCCAGCGAGACCGAATCGGCAGCCGTGGTCCGGGAGGCGATTGAGGCGGACCCAACCGTGAAGGAACTCAACGTCGTCGACGCGTGGGAATCGGTCGCGCTCTACAACGTCCACTGGAGCGAGGAGGTCCAGCAGTTGGTCGACGAGATCATCGACCAGCACGGTATCGTCCTCTCGGCGGAGGCGCACGACGGTCTGTGGTCGCTCAAAATTCGATTTATCGACCGGTCGATGTTCGACGACTTCCGGGCGTACTTCGCCGACCACGATCTGACGTTCGAGTTAGAGCGCATTCACGAGATGCAGGAACCGAAACAGCGCGAATACGGACTGACGCCGCCGCAGCGGGAGACGCTCGTCGCCGCCTTCGAGATGGGCTACTTCACCGTCCCCCGGAAGGCGAATATCACCGATTTGGCCGACGAACTCGGCGTGTCGCCGAACGCGGTCTCTCAGCGGCTTCGACGAGCGAACGCTGCGCTCGTGCAGAACGCGCTACTGATCGACGAGCAGGACGACGGGAGAACGGAGTCCTGA
- a CDS encoding DUF7344 domain-containing protein, giving the protein MSEPTVTDYPDRSELDADGCDELFDSLAAARRRAVLLELAERGGPLSIDDLTRALVERRDRRVAQYTQFDETTTERVERLRIDLYHVHLPKLAAADLVAFDHETRRVSTTERTSAGVDFIDELQ; this is encoded by the coding sequence ATGAGCGAACCGACGGTGACCGACTACCCCGATAGAAGCGAACTCGACGCAGACGGGTGCGACGAACTGTTCGATTCACTCGCCGCCGCCCGCCGACGCGCGGTTCTGCTCGAACTCGCCGAGCGCGGGGGTCCGCTGTCGATAGACGACCTGACGCGCGCACTGGTCGAGCGACGCGACCGCCGCGTCGCCCAGTACACGCAGTTCGACGAAACGACGACTGAGCGGGTCGAGCGCCTTCGAATCGACCTGTACCACGTCCACCTACCGAAGCTAGCGGCTGCCGACCTCGTCGCGTTCGACCACGAGACGCGGCGGGTCTCGACGACCGAGCGAACGTCTGCCGGCGTCGACTTCATCGACGAACTGCAGTAG
- a CDS encoding DUF7536 family protein, whose product MSDVPERPQSGGLLQALSVPQHAKVGVASGVALALCAYLFRVLELLGPFGGTQRFPVVGPEGWFMLLAFVLATTTAMLVTAALTVVSAYQLAREL is encoded by the coding sequence GTGAGCGACGTTCCAGAACGGCCGCAGTCGGGCGGCCTCCTGCAGGCGCTGTCGGTGCCACAGCACGCGAAAGTCGGCGTCGCGTCGGGCGTCGCGCTGGCACTCTGCGCGTATCTCTTTCGCGTTCTCGAACTTCTCGGGCCGTTCGGCGGGACGCAGCGGTTCCCCGTCGTCGGTCCCGAGGGCTGGTTTATGCTGCTGGCGTTCGTGCTCGCGACGACGACGGCGATGCTCGTCACCGCCGCGCTGACCGTCGTCTCGGCGTATCAGCTGGCGCGCGAACTCTGA
- a CDS encoding potassium channel family protein: protein MDPGAVKYEPVSVKAVLSEMKDTAELLIDLSYSAVLHGNDPLAAEVLMLEEQMDILQLKARMSLLMSARTTEDAEALAPVLGVVGAAEKISDAAGDIAKIVLEDIGLPEAMRAALPEAVEVVVRAELAEGTPYDGRTLADINMETETGVRIIAIRQSQPTGKTGWLTNPDRDTTLHAGDVVILRGRTEGLDTVYETATGNPYEAPDAPDPTIDDLGRAVDSIVLMKNMSELAVDLAYGAVLFDSEGVAEEVHELEAEVDALQSRFEAWVLRAAARVDDPISLRGLVHLATATEEISDAALEISEGVLRGLDTHPVVAAAVEESDEIIVRLTVAGGSTLADATLAERMVKTETGMRVIAVRRPEAASERDGGEWVVSPGPTTELHTGDVIIAKGTRAGAERLSELAGDAREFE, encoded by the coding sequence ATGGACCCCGGAGCGGTCAAGTACGAACCCGTGAGCGTGAAAGCGGTGCTCTCGGAGATGAAAGACACCGCCGAACTGCTCATCGACCTCTCGTACTCCGCCGTGCTGCACGGGAACGACCCGCTCGCCGCCGAAGTGTTGATGCTCGAAGAGCAGATGGACATCCTCCAACTCAAAGCGCGGATGAGCCTCCTGATGTCGGCACGAACCACCGAAGACGCGGAGGCGCTCGCACCCGTCCTCGGCGTCGTCGGCGCGGCGGAGAAGATTTCGGACGCCGCAGGCGACATCGCCAAAATTGTCCTCGAAGACATCGGCCTGCCGGAGGCGATGCGCGCGGCGCTCCCCGAGGCCGTCGAGGTGGTCGTCCGCGCCGAACTCGCCGAGGGGACGCCGTACGACGGTCGGACGCTCGCGGACATCAATATGGAGACCGAGACGGGCGTCCGTATCATCGCCATCCGCCAGTCGCAGCCGACGGGGAAGACGGGATGGCTGACGAACCCCGACCGGGATACGACGCTGCACGCCGGCGACGTTGTCATCCTCAGAGGTCGCACGGAGGGACTCGACACCGTCTACGAGACAGCCACGGGCAACCCGTACGAGGCGCCGGACGCGCCCGACCCGACCATCGACGATCTCGGTCGGGCCGTCGACTCCATCGTGTTGATGAAGAACATGAGCGAACTCGCCGTCGACCTCGCCTACGGCGCGGTGTTGTTCGACAGCGAGGGCGTCGCCGAGGAGGTCCACGAACTGGAGGCAGAGGTCGACGCACTCCAGTCGCGCTTCGAGGCGTGGGTGCTCCGCGCCGCCGCGCGCGTCGACGACCCCATCTCGCTTCGCGGCCTCGTCCACCTCGCGACCGCCACCGAGGAGATAAGCGACGCCGCCCTCGAAATCAGCGAGGGCGTCCTGCGCGGACTCGACACGCATCCGGTCGTCGCCGCCGCCGTCGAGGAGTCCGACGAGATAATCGTCCGCCTCACCGTCGCTGGAGGGAGCACGCTCGCGGACGCGACGCTCGCCGAGCGGATGGTGAAAACCGAGACGGGGATGCGCGTCATCGCCGTCCGCCGCCCCGAGGCCGCCTCCGAACGCGACGGCGGCGAGTGGGTCGTCTCCCCGGGACCGACGACCGAACTCCACACCGGCGACGTCATCATCGCCAAGGGGACCCGCGCGGGCGCCGAGCGCCTGAGCGAACTCGCGGGCGACGCCCGCGAGTTCGAGTAA
- the citZ gene encoding citrate synthase: MADELKRGLEGVLVAESELSHIDGDEGRLIYRGYTIEDLAHNASYEEVLYLLWHGELPTREELDSFSASMAEERHLDDGVYDEIRELAENDEEPMAALRTIVSSFSAYDPDADAEDVTDEEVNARKGRRITAKIPTALAAFNRFRHGEEPVEPREDFGHAANFLYMLNDEEPDDVLAETFDMALVLHADHGLNASTFSAMVTASTLSELHSAITSAVGTLSGSLHGGANANVMKMLKEVDESDRDPTDWVKNALDEGRRVPGFGHRVYNVKDPRAKILGEKSEELGEAAGDTKWYEMSVAIEEYIDEEKGLAPNVDFYSASTYYQMGIPIDIYTPIFALSRVGGWIAHVLEQYDDNRLIRPRAQYVGDEDNEWVDIDER, from the coding sequence ATGGCAGACGAGCTAAAGCGGGGGCTTGAAGGCGTCCTTGTCGCCGAATCCGAACTCAGTCATATCGACGGCGACGAGGGCCGTCTCATCTATCGCGGCTACACCATCGAAGACCTCGCGCACAACGCGAGCTACGAGGAAGTGCTCTATCTGCTGTGGCACGGGGAACTTCCTACGCGCGAGGAACTCGACTCGTTCTCGGCGTCGATGGCCGAGGAGCGACACCTCGACGACGGCGTCTACGACGAGATTCGCGAACTCGCCGAGAACGACGAGGAACCGATGGCCGCGCTCCGGACCATCGTCTCGTCGTTCTCGGCGTACGACCCCGACGCCGACGCCGAGGACGTCACCGACGAGGAGGTCAACGCCCGCAAGGGCCGCCGCATCACGGCGAAGATACCGACGGCGCTGGCGGCGTTCAATCGCTTCCGACACGGCGAGGAACCGGTCGAACCGCGCGAGGACTTCGGTCACGCGGCGAACTTCCTCTACATGCTCAACGACGAGGAACCTGACGACGTGCTCGCCGAGACGTTCGACATGGCGCTCGTGCTCCACGCCGACCATGGCCTGAACGCCTCGACATTCTCGGCGATGGTCACCGCCTCCACGCTGTCGGAACTGCACAGCGCCATTACGAGTGCGGTTGGCACGCTCTCGGGCAGCCTCCACGGCGGCGCAAACGCGAACGTGATGAAGATGCTGAAGGAGGTCGACGAGAGCGACCGCGACCCGACCGACTGGGTGAAGAACGCGCTCGACGAGGGTCGCCGCGTCCCCGGCTTCGGCCACCGCGTCTACAACGTGAAGGATCCGCGCGCGAAGATTCTCGGCGAGAAATCCGAGGAACTCGGCGAGGCGGCGGGCGACACGAAGTGGTACGAGATGAGCGTCGCCATCGAGGAGTACATCGACGAGGAGAAGGGTCTCGCGCCGAACGTCGACTTCTACTCGGCGTCGACGTACTACCAGATGGGCATCCCCATCGACATCTACACGCCCATCTTCGCGCTCTCGCGCGTCGGCGGATGGATCGCGCACGTCCTCGAACAATACGACGACAATCGACTCATCCGACCGCGCGCCCAGTACGTCGGCGACGAGGACAACGAGTGGGTCGACATCGACGAGCGGTAG
- a CDS encoding PAS domain S-box protein, whose amino-acid sequence MDDRATVATELQFRTLLQSAEGVAVFVLDDEGRVVSWNAGAERMTGRSTDDVLEQSLATFYQPRKETETPTALCDAARQGGRTESVGWCRGADGESYPIELELRPVDEGTPGQFVVTLRDARGEGVARNKSDVTAAADLAVKADVRVDEAEQSESVTEGPNVIDVTDDGVEGEVDGSVGDGVDSGVEGENDSVISNGLFEVAEEALYRLDTDGRFVTISEGVASITGYSQEDLLGEHVSKLFDPETVERLHPLDESSTAGDVSETRTTTTLETADGEGVRCEIRSRVVGSDRRVRGSVGVIENVSDRVGEASSLEHQREVVQRLLDTAPVALAIRESQTGVTLGNARGRELFDLVGEDDSGATEPAVRFFDADGEPMAAAERPILRAERTLEPVYGEKLSVEQDGDRRRSFRVHAVPVTDEGGELTHVVAAAEDITEHREREQQLESLAEAAGRLLNADSPKEVATIAVDAAEDALNGLFVSVALYDEASGSLRPQIRPSSDAHLVDIERLLDPDVELAWRAYVDDERYVFRDVDPVDERTNPFDVVVYPLGRHGVFVFGETDAPETTSFARILAANTESALDRADRESQLVEQQTKLREQNQTLGRLNRVNGVTRQILRTLVDATSRTEIERSVCEQLTTTGPYRFAWIGGHDVVDNTVTPRISAGFENGYLSQLRELTDRSHPSVRAAEGTEPVVVDDLHDDPPFDPWRSEALKRGYQSLICLPLRYRGTSYGVLCVYADRSGVFDEMERSVLRELSNTTAYAINAAENKRSLVGDADVELELTVEDASVSYLRASEELGCTLELDDLVTVEEGGLRATFTARGAETASVVEFMKQTLDVRDIHVVDESKTNAVFKCTVCIDHIFQTFIDHGAVPQRFDAADGVGAVTVTVSDRFDVRSFVETLRARYDRVELTARRERARGSPTLGEVRAQLKQQLTERQQEALETAFLNGFFESPRTSTEREIADRLGIAQSTLNGHLRAAQRKILEYLYQSD is encoded by the coding sequence ATGGACGACAGGGCCACTGTGGCGACGGAGCTACAGTTCCGGACGTTACTCCAAAGCGCCGAGGGAGTCGCGGTGTTCGTGCTGGACGACGAGGGACGGGTCGTGTCGTGGAACGCCGGAGCGGAGCGGATGACGGGTCGAAGTACAGACGACGTTCTCGAACAGTCGCTGGCGACGTTTTACCAGCCGCGGAAGGAGACAGAGACGCCGACAGCGCTCTGTGACGCCGCGAGACAGGGCGGGCGAACCGAATCCGTCGGATGGTGCCGCGGCGCGGACGGCGAGAGCTATCCGATCGAACTGGAACTTCGGCCGGTCGACGAGGGAACGCCGGGCCAGTTCGTCGTCACGCTGCGCGACGCGCGCGGCGAGGGCGTCGCGCGGAACAAAAGCGACGTGACCGCCGCAGCCGATCTGGCCGTCAAAGCCGACGTGCGCGTCGACGAGGCGGAGCAATCGGAGAGCGTCACGGAGGGACCCAACGTGATCGACGTAACGGACGACGGCGTCGAAGGCGAAGTCGACGGTAGCGTCGGGGACGGAGTCGACAGCGGCGTCGAGGGTGAGAACGACTCGGTCATCTCGAACGGACTGTTCGAGGTGGCCGAGGAGGCGCTCTACCGACTCGACACCGACGGACGGTTCGTCACGATCTCGGAGGGCGTCGCGTCGATAACGGGCTACAGTCAGGAGGACCTGCTCGGCGAGCACGTCTCGAAACTGTTCGACCCCGAGACCGTCGAGCGACTGCATCCGCTCGACGAGTCCTCGACTGCGGGCGACGTCAGCGAGACGCGGACGACGACGACGCTGGAGACGGCCGACGGCGAGGGCGTCCGCTGCGAGATTCGGAGTCGCGTCGTCGGCTCCGACCGACGGGTTCGCGGAAGCGTCGGCGTCATCGAGAACGTCTCCGACCGCGTCGGCGAGGCCTCGTCGCTGGAACACCAGCGCGAAGTGGTTCAGCGACTGCTCGACACCGCGCCGGTCGCGCTTGCGATCAGAGAGAGTCAGACCGGCGTCACGCTCGGAAACGCCCGGGGGCGGGAACTGTTCGATCTCGTCGGGGAGGACGACTCGGGGGCGACCGAACCGGCGGTTCGATTCTTCGACGCCGACGGAGAGCCGATGGCCGCCGCCGAGCGACCGATTCTCCGCGCGGAGCGGACGCTCGAACCGGTGTACGGCGAGAAGTTATCGGTCGAGCAAGACGGCGACCGCCGTCGGTCGTTTCGCGTCCACGCCGTCCCCGTGACCGACGAGGGGGGCGAACTCACGCACGTCGTCGCCGCCGCCGAGGACATCACCGAACACAGAGAGCGCGAGCAACAACTCGAGTCGCTCGCGGAGGCGGCCGGACGGCTGCTGAACGCGGACTCCCCGAAGGAGGTGGCGACCATCGCCGTCGACGCCGCCGAGGACGCACTCAACGGTCTGTTCGTCTCGGTGGCACTGTACGACGAGGCCAGCGGTTCGCTTCGACCGCAGATCAGACCGTCGAGCGACGCGCATCTCGTCGACATCGAACGACTGCTCGACCCGGACGTCGAACTCGCCTGGCGGGCGTACGTCGACGACGAGCGGTACGTCTTCCGTGACGTCGACCCGGTCGACGAGCGTACCAACCCGTTCGACGTAGTCGTCTACCCGCTGGGCCGTCACGGCGTGTTCGTCTTCGGTGAGACCGACGCCCCCGAGACGACGAGCTTCGCGCGCATCCTCGCTGCGAACACCGAGTCGGCGTTGGACCGCGCCGACCGGGAGTCGCAGCTCGTCGAGCAGCAGACGAAGCTTCGCGAGCAGAACCAGACGCTCGGCCGTCTCAACCGGGTCAACGGCGTCACGCGCCAGATCCTCCGGACGCTCGTCGACGCCACCTCGCGGACGGAGATAGAGCGATCGGTCTGCGAACAGTTGACGACGACTGGTCCGTACCGGTTCGCGTGGATCGGTGGCCACGACGTGGTCGACAACACCGTCACCCCGCGAATCTCCGCGGGCTTCGAGAACGGGTATCTTTCCCAACTCCGAGAGCTGACGGACCGGTCGCACCCGTCGGTACGGGCGGCCGAAGGGACCGAACCCGTCGTCGTCGACGATCTGCACGACGACCCGCCGTTCGACCCCTGGCGCAGCGAGGCTTTGAAACGCGGCTACCAGTCGCTGATCTGCCTGCCGCTTCGCTACCGCGGGACGTCGTACGGCGTACTCTGCGTGTACGCCGACCGATCGGGCGTGTTCGACGAGATGGAGCGCTCGGTGCTGCGCGAACTGAGCAACACGACCGCGTACGCCATCAACGCCGCCGAGAACAAGCGGAGCCTCGTCGGCGACGCCGACGTCGAACTCGAACTCACCGTCGAAGACGCCTCCGTCTCGTACCTCCGCGCGAGCGAGGAACTCGGCTGCACGCTCGAACTCGACGACCTCGTCACGGTCGAAGAAGGTGGTCTCAGAGCCACCTTCACCGCCCGAGGGGCGGAGACAGCCTCGGTAGTCGAGTTCATGAAGCAGACGCTCGACGTCCGCGACATCCACGTCGTCGACGAGAGCAAAACGAACGCCGTATTCAAATGTACGGTCTGCATCGACCACATCTTCCAGACGTTCATCGACCACGGCGCCGTCCCGCAGCGGTTCGACGCCGCCGACGGCGTCGGCGCGGTCACCGTCACCGTCTCCGACCGGTTCGACGTTCGGTCGTTCGTCGAGACGCTTCGCGCGCGGTACGACCGCGTCGAACTGACCGCCCGCCGGGAACGCGCGCGGGGGTCGCCGACGCTCGGGGAAGTCCGCGCCCAGTTGAAACAGCAGCTCACCGAACGGCAACAGGAGGCGCTCGAAACCGCGTTTTTGAACGGCTTCTTCGAATCGCCGCGGACGAGCACCGAACGCGAAATCGCCGACCGCCTCGGTATCGCCCAGTCGACGCTCAACGGCCATCTTCGCGCAGCACAGCGGAAGATACTGGAGTATCTCTACCAGTCCGACTGA
- a CDS encoding HalOD1 output domain-containing protein, whose product MSKTVTEWTTASRPVSVTAVEAVAECRGTSPLELETPLVDIIDADALDDLFDERYHRIGTDGLTLVAFVFCGCEVTVHNDGRVVATLLESSSAVSADDNSKQALRR is encoded by the coding sequence ATGTCTAAAACTGTAACTGAATGGACCACTGCGTCCCGGCCGGTCTCCGTCACTGCCGTCGAGGCCGTCGCCGAGTGCCGAGGGACGAGTCCGTTAGAGCTCGAAACTCCGTTGGTCGACATCATCGACGCCGACGCACTTGACGACCTGTTCGACGAGCGGTACCACAGAATCGGGACCGATGGGCTGACTCTCGTTGCATTCGTGTTTTGCGGGTGTGAAGTCACCGTTCACAACGACGGAAGAGTCGTCGCGACTCTACTTGAATCCAGTTCTGCCGTGTCAGCGGACGACAACTCGAAACAGGCGCTTCGGCGCTGA
- a CDS encoding MATE family efflux transporter: MAEQTFRTLMRTTDVIVTALFSPAAVVAIGLADLYARFPLRIGLGLGGGAIALSSQDTGSGATANRDEAITQALLMGVLAGIPFALFGLFFGELAISILGASERVAELGGQYLALIFATAPARHVALIGARSLQGTGDTRTPMYINVFANALNISGTVVLGLGLFGFPELRVVGVGIATAAANVATALLLLLAMWSSWSEASFARPRDLVIARQLVEVSVPRIAEGFIATLAEFPFNSLLLGFGTAVNAGFQIGRRMYQQVTGPLSRGYSVAASVVVGQALGDGDPDRARFEGWAVAALGVVTVGVVGILLVFGAGWFVRLFSDDPETVRYATNFARVYGLSGGALVVFVALSGALQGASETRMPFVARATGMLGFFLGFSWLVGEILGYGPVGAYLGIGLSYLWMALVVGWSFRRSDWASRAARMMAERGTTTES, translated from the coding sequence ATGGCCGAACAGACGTTCCGGACGCTGATGCGGACGACGGACGTCATCGTCACGGCACTCTTTTCCCCGGCGGCCGTCGTCGCTATCGGTCTCGCGGACCTCTACGCTCGGTTCCCGCTGCGAATCGGTCTCGGACTCGGCGGCGGCGCCATCGCGCTCTCCAGTCAGGATACCGGCAGCGGCGCGACGGCGAACCGCGACGAAGCTATCACGCAGGCGTTGTTGATGGGTGTCCTCGCCGGCATTCCGTTCGCCCTCTTCGGGCTCTTCTTCGGCGAGTTGGCGATTTCGATACTGGGGGCGTCCGAGCGAGTCGCCGAACTCGGCGGGCAGTATCTCGCGCTCATTTTCGCTACTGCGCCGGCGCGCCACGTCGCGCTCATCGGCGCGCGGTCGCTGCAGGGAACCGGGGATACGCGGACGCCGATGTACATCAACGTCTTCGCGAACGCGCTCAACATCTCTGGGACCGTCGTGCTCGGTCTCGGCCTGTTCGGCTTTCCGGAACTGCGCGTCGTCGGCGTCGGTATCGCGACCGCCGCCGCCAACGTCGCCACAGCCCTCCTGCTGCTTCTTGCCATGTGGAGTTCGTGGAGCGAGGCGTCGTTCGCCCGGCCCCGCGATCTGGTTATCGCCCGCCAACTCGTCGAGGTCAGCGTCCCGCGGATCGCCGAGGGGTTCATCGCTACGCTGGCCGAGTTCCCCTTCAACTCGCTGCTTCTGGGCTTCGGCACCGCCGTCAACGCCGGTTTCCAAATCGGTCGCCGGATGTACCAGCAGGTGACCGGGCCGCTCTCGCGCGGCTACAGTGTCGCGGCGAGCGTCGTCGTCGGACAGGCGCTCGGCGACGGCGACCCCGACCGAGCGAGATTCGAAGGCTGGGCCGTCGCGGCGCTCGGCGTCGTCACCGTCGGCGTCGTCGGGATCCTGCTCGTCTTCGGCGCGGGGTGGTTCGTCCGACTGTTCTCGGACGACCCGGAGACGGTCCGGTACGCGACGAACTTCGCGCGAGTGTACGGGCTCTCGGGAGGGGCGCTCGTCGTGTTCGTCGCGCTCTCGGGGGCGCTCCAGGGCGCGAGCGAGACGCGAATGCCGTTCGTCGCGCGCGCGACCGGGATGCTCGGCTTCTTCCTCGGATTCTCGTGGCTGGTTGGCGAGATACTCGGCTACGGTCCGGTCGGCGCGTACCTCGGCATCGGACTCAGCTACCTGTGGATGGCGCTCGTCGTCGGGTGGAGTTTCCGCCGGAGCGACTGGGCGAGCCGAGCGGCGAGAATGATGGCTGAGCGAGGCACCACGACCGAAAGCTGA